Proteins encoded within one genomic window of Synechococcus sp. PCC 7335:
- the glgB gene encoding 1,4-alpha-glucan branching protein GlgB has protein sequence MSSTIALEQIERVVRNQHHNPFEVLGPHLINRDGKQVWVVRAYLPNADIAWVIRPETRKEYLMTNEQHSHFFEAVIDEAIEDRKGLANYQIRYKSGGSEHVSYDPYAFKSPVITGFDEHLFAEGNHHRIYEKMGAHPMEQGDIAGVYFALWAPNARNVSVIGDFNNWDGRKHQMRRGSSGIWDLFIPQLEVGARYKYEVKNGDGHIYEKSDPYGFQREVRPDTASIVADLDKYEWTDQEWLEYRRQSDPMIQPISVYEVHLGSWMHESSAKPAKQADGTDAPVVTVADLKPGARFLTYRELAAKLIPYVKEMGFTHIEVLPVAEHPFDGSWGYQVTGYYAPTARYGSPEDFMYFVDQCHLHGIGVIVDWVPGHFPKDAHGLAFFDGTHLYEHADPRKGEHKEWGTLVFNYGRNEVRNFLIANVLFWFDKFHIDGIRVDAVASMLYLDYNRKPGEWVANEYGGRENIEAAECLKQVNHVLFSHYPGALSIAEESTSWPMVSWPTYVGGLGFNLKWNMGWMNDMLDYFSMDPWFRQFHQNNVTFSIWYAFSENFMLALSHDEVVHGKSHMIGKMPGDDWQKMANLRALYTYMYAHPGKKTLFMGMEFGQWSEWNVWGDLEWHLLQFGQHKSLKHCVERLNSLYRREPALHTQDFSQDGFQWVDCSDNRHSVVSFIRYDKTSEEFILTVCNFTPQPHSHYRVGIPKKGYYREIFNSDAREFGGANIGNLGGKWSDDWAFHERSYSLDLTLPPLSVIMLKLDVQKTEAALNPNRAD, from the coding sequence ATGTCGTCAACGATTGCTCTAGAACAAATCGAGCGGGTTGTAAGAAATCAACACCACAACCCCTTCGAGGTACTAGGGCCCCACCTTATTAATCGCGACGGCAAGCAGGTTTGGGTGGTTCGTGCTTACTTACCTAATGCGGATATTGCCTGGGTTATACGCCCAGAGACCCGTAAAGAATACTTAATGACAAACGAGCAGCATTCTCATTTTTTTGAGGCTGTGATTGATGAAGCTATCGAAGATAGAAAAGGACTAGCAAACTACCAGATTCGCTATAAGAGCGGTGGGAGTGAGCATGTCTCCTACGATCCCTATGCTTTTAAGTCTCCCGTAATTACCGGGTTTGACGAGCATCTGTTTGCTGAGGGCAACCACCATCGGATCTATGAAAAGATGGGAGCCCACCCCATGGAACAAGGCGACATTGCTGGCGTGTATTTTGCGCTTTGGGCACCAAATGCTCGTAATGTCTCAGTAATTGGCGACTTTAATAACTGGGATGGCCGAAAGCATCAAATGCGTCGGGGTAGTAGCGGCATCTGGGATTTGTTTATACCTCAGCTAGAGGTCGGTGCTCGCTATAAATACGAAGTAAAGAACGGGGATGGTCATATTTACGAGAAATCCGATCCCTACGGTTTTCAAAGGGAAGTAAGGCCAGATACTGCCTCTATTGTTGCTGATTTAGATAAGTATGAGTGGACCGATCAAGAGTGGCTAGAATACCGCCGCCAGAGCGATCCAATGATACAGCCTATCTCTGTCTATGAGGTACATCTAGGCTCATGGATGCACGAGTCTTCAGCTAAGCCGGCTAAACAAGCTGATGGTACTGACGCTCCAGTGGTGACTGTTGCCGACCTTAAACCTGGTGCTCGCTTTCTGACCTACAGAGAACTCGCGGCAAAGCTGATACCTTACGTTAAGGAAATGGGATTTACCCATATTGAAGTTCTGCCAGTTGCCGAGCATCCGTTTGATGGTTCATGGGGTTATCAGGTTACAGGCTATTATGCACCGACTGCTCGCTATGGTAGTCCAGAAGACTTTATGTACTTCGTCGACCAGTGTCATTTGCATGGCATTGGTGTCATTGTCGACTGGGTGCCGGGCCACTTCCCTAAAGATGCACATGGCTTAGCATTCTTTGATGGGACGCATCTGTACGAACATGCTGATCCACGCAAAGGCGAGCACAAAGAGTGGGGCACCTTAGTCTTTAACTATGGACGTAATGAGGTCCGTAACTTTTTGATTGCCAATGTACTCTTTTGGTTTGATAAGTTTCACATCGATGGGATTCGTGTGGATGCGGTCGCATCAATGCTGTATTTGGATTACAACCGTAAGCCCGGTGAATGGGTCGCAAACGAGTATGGCGGCAGAGAGAATATTGAAGCAGCGGAATGCTTGAAGCAGGTAAATCACGTACTGTTCAGTCATTATCCAGGTGCACTTTCGATTGCAGAGGAATCGACCTCTTGGCCGATGGTTTCCTGGCCTACCTACGTAGGGGGGCTAGGATTTAATCTGAAATGGAACATGGGTTGGATGAATGACATGCTTGATTATTTCAGCATGGATCCTTGGTTTAGGCAGTTTCATCAGAACAACGTCACCTTCAGCATCTGGTACGCGTTTAGTGAGAACTTTATGTTGGCGCTTTCTCATGACGAGGTGGTACATGGTAAGAGCCATATGATTGGAAAGATGCCGGGTGATGACTGGCAGAAAATGGCGAACTTACGTGCGCTCTATACGTATATGTACGCTCACCCCGGTAAGAAAACACTCTTTATGGGTATGGAGTTTGGTCAGTGGAGTGAGTGGAATGTATGGGGCGATTTGGAGTGGCACTTACTACAGTTTGGACAGCACAAAAGCTTGAAGCACTGTGTAGAACGCCTAAACTCCCTCTATCGCCGTGAGCCAGCATTGCATACTCAAGACTTCTCTCAAGATGGCTTCCAGTGGGTGGACTGTAGCGACAATCGGCATAGCGTAGTTTCTTTCATTCGCTATGACAAAACAAGCGAAGAATTTATTTTGACAGTGTGTAATTTTACCCCGCAGCCGCATAGCCATTACCGGGTAGGCATTCCTAAGAAAGGGTATTATCGCGAAATTTTCAACAGTGATGCCAGAGAATTTGGTGGCGCTAATATTGGTAATCTAGGCGGAAAATGGTCTGACGACTGGGCTTTTCATGAGCGGTCCTATTCGCTAGATTTAACTTTGCCACCCTTAAGCGTAATCATGCTAAAGCTAGATGTACAAAAGACTGAGGCAGCCTTGAATCCTAACCGAGCTGACTAG
- a CDS encoding heavy-metal-associated domain-containing protein, which translates to MTMTLSVPSIKCEGCGETITKEIKTHDADAKVSVDIKNKTVEVDSTMSESSVKQAITSVGHDVA; encoded by the coding sequence ATGACTATGACTTTGAGTGTCCCATCAATCAAGTGTGAGGGTTGCGGCGAGACAATCACAAAGGAGATTAAGACACACGATGCTGATGCTAAGGTCAGTGTAGACATCAAAAACAAGACCGTAGAAGTAGATTCTACGATGTCTGAGTCTTCTGTAAAGCAGGCGATCACCTCAGTTGGTCACGATGTGGCTTAG
- the rimK gene encoding 30S ribosomal protein S6--L-glutamate ligase, which translates to MKIAILSRDSSLYSTRRLREAGEARGHTVEVIDYLRCYMNITAHNPQVLYQGMQLTEFDAVIPRIGASNTFYGTAVVRQFEMMEVFTTNTSQAILRARDKLHCLQILSKEGIGLPITGFAHSTKDIEGLVGIVGGAPLVIKLLEGTQGIGVVLTETYQAATSVIEAFRGLNANILVQEFIAEAKGADIRCFVVNNKVVASMKRQGAPGEFRSNLHRGGNAKTIKLTPEERSTAVRAAKAMGLRVAGVDLLRSNHGPVVMEVNSSPGLEGIEKATEIDVSAIIIEFLEKKLVPATAS; encoded by the coding sequence ATGAAAATCGCAATTCTATCAAGAGATTCTTCTCTTTATTCGACTCGCCGCCTTAGAGAAGCCGGAGAAGCCCGGGGCCATACTGTAGAGGTGATTGACTATCTCCGCTGCTATATGAACATCACCGCTCATAATCCACAGGTGCTCTACCAAGGCATGCAGCTAACAGAATTTGACGCTGTTATTCCCCGCATTGGCGCATCTAATACTTTCTATGGGACTGCTGTTGTCCGTCAGTTTGAGATGATGGAAGTTTTCACGACCAACACCTCACAAGCCATTCTTCGTGCCCGAGACAAGCTGCACTGTCTACAGATCCTTTCTAAAGAAGGCATTGGTCTACCGATCACTGGGTTTGCCCACTCTACCAAGGATATTGAAGGACTTGTCGGCATCGTTGGGGGTGCGCCTTTGGTCATTAAATTACTAGAAGGTACGCAGGGCATCGGTGTTGTCTTGACCGAAACTTATCAGGCGGCGACTTCAGTAATAGAGGCGTTTCGAGGTTTGAACGCCAACATCCTTGTTCAAGAGTTTATTGCTGAAGCAAAAGGTGCAGACATTCGCTGCTTCGTAGTTAATAACAAAGTCGTAGCTTCGATGAAACGACAGGGGGCTCCTGGCGAATTTCGATCCAATCTGCACAGAGGCGGCAATGCCAAGACAATAAAGTTGACACCAGAAGAAAGAAGTACGGCGGTGAGAGCAGCAAAGGCGATGGGCTTAAGAGTAGCGGGCGTAGATCTACTTCGATCTAACCATGGCCCTGTTGTGATGGAAGTAAACTCTTCACCCGGCTTAGAAGGAATTGAGAAGGCTACAGAAATCGATGTTTCAGCAATAATTATCGAGTTCCTAGAGAAAAAGCTGGTCCCGGCAACAGCATCTTGA
- a CDS encoding FAD-binding oxidoreductase, which produces MVTPITSISALLGEDRCIPWETVDPRKQAQIMKAMAKPPNCLALPHTTQELAQVMALATEQNWRVLPVGQASKLGWGGFAKDIDIALSTVRLNRIVEHAVGDFTVTVEAGLKLSDLSEVLSKEGQFLAVDPAFLDQATIGGIVATADTGSLRQRYGGLRDMLIGVQFVRYDGKLAHAGGRVVKNVAGYDLMKLMTGGYGTLGILSEMTFRLYPAQPVSKSLVLTGTVDAIAQAAAKVRLSGLTPVAFDVTLEDLSNLASLGSERSDPNSAVALVVRFQGIAAGVEEQSEQLVEIANEHQLTTKYLKQAADAQYWQRAATWVRADTILCKVGMKPSAIAPLVEKLSGYSNVQSRLHGSSGLGWIQWQATAGDGKERIREIEWARSHCQKNGGFLSLLQAPAALKQSIDIWGYTGNAFQVMADIKQKFDPQRLLSPGRFIGGI; this is translated from the coding sequence ATGGTTACACCTATTACCTCAATCAGCGCTCTTCTAGGTGAAGATCGCTGTATTCCTTGGGAGACAGTTGATCCCAGAAAGCAAGCTCAAATAATGAAGGCGATGGCAAAGCCACCTAATTGCCTTGCCTTGCCGCACACTACTCAAGAACTCGCTCAGGTAATGGCGCTAGCTACTGAGCAAAACTGGAGAGTTCTTCCTGTAGGACAAGCCAGCAAGCTAGGGTGGGGAGGCTTTGCAAAAGATATCGACATCGCCTTGAGCACAGTGCGGCTAAATCGGATTGTGGAGCATGCAGTAGGTGATTTCACAGTAACTGTGGAGGCTGGGCTGAAGCTGTCAGATTTATCGGAGGTGCTATCTAAGGAAGGGCAGTTCTTGGCAGTCGACCCAGCGTTCCTAGATCAAGCAACGATCGGTGGAATCGTTGCAACAGCAGATACAGGGTCTTTGCGTCAGCGCTACGGCGGTCTGCGAGATATGCTGATTGGTGTGCAGTTTGTTCGATACGATGGCAAGCTAGCGCATGCCGGAGGGCGCGTTGTGAAAAACGTAGCTGGCTATGACCTCATGAAGCTGATGACGGGTGGGTATGGCACATTAGGGATACTTAGTGAAATGACATTTCGACTGTATCCTGCGCAGCCAGTCTCCAAATCGCTAGTCTTGACTGGAACGGTAGACGCGATCGCCCAAGCTGCTGCTAAGGTAAGGCTATCGGGTCTAACGCCCGTGGCGTTTGATGTCACGCTAGAGGATTTATCTAATCTGGCAAGCCTAGGTTCAGAACGATCAGATCCAAACAGCGCAGTGGCCTTGGTTGTCAGATTTCAAGGGATTGCCGCAGGTGTCGAAGAGCAGAGCGAGCAGCTAGTAGAGATAGCCAATGAGCATCAGCTGACAACGAAGTATTTGAAACAGGCTGCAGATGCGCAGTATTGGCAGCGGGCGGCAACTTGGGTACGAGCGGATACCATACTTTGCAAGGTAGGTATGAAACCCAGTGCGATCGCTCCTCTAGTTGAAAAGCTCAGCGGCTATTCAAATGTACAGTCAAGACTACACGGCAGTAGTGGATTGGGCTGGATACAGTGGCAGGCGACGGCAGGCGACGGTAAAGAAAGGATTCGAGAGATTGAATGGGCGCGATCGCACTGTCAGAAAAACGGCGGCTTTCTAAGTCTGTTGCAAGCACCCGCTGCCTTGAAGCAATCAATCGATATCTGGGGCTACACTGGTAACGCCTTCCAGGTCATGGCCGATATCAAACAGAAATTTGATCCACAGCGCTTACTCAGCCCCGGTAGGTTTATCGGAGGGATTTAG
- a CDS encoding pre-peptidase C-terminal domain-containing protein, whose product MKLIRKKLSALAGRRITQGFVATITLTGIAGVVHQAAWAQALLQQEGKLAPVEDAYSFEGEAGQVMTIELQSEEFDPVLMLKGPNGEVLTSNDDYGGTLNSTIVIELSETGTYSAVASSFSGLGGSYQIEVRPSSEYEQVFSRAYNYSVSEDFADAVEAYSAAITLDDTDPGAYLGRAESRINLAYLTSEVEITNPSDLPQPILEAVINDYQTAADLLEQQGETASAASLRQEAQFFMSAGQSPSTANSPSISPNPEQDVSSDAPTAPIPVEPDGGIGNGATPIPGEAK is encoded by the coding sequence ATGAAACTTATTAGAAAGAAATTATCTGCTTTAGCCGGCCGAAGAATTACCCAAGGGTTCGTCGCTACCATCACACTCACTGGCATTGCCGGAGTTGTACATCAAGCAGCTTGGGCCCAGGCGCTGCTACAGCAAGAGGGTAAGCTAGCGCCTGTTGAAGATGCCTATAGCTTTGAGGGTGAAGCCGGTCAAGTTATGACAATCGAGTTACAGAGCGAGGAGTTTGATCCCGTGCTAATGCTAAAAGGCCCTAATGGCGAAGTGTTGACGTCTAACGATGACTATGGCGGAACTCTGAATTCGACGATTGTGATTGAGCTGAGTGAGACAGGAACCTATAGCGCCGTAGCGAGCTCATTTTCTGGGTTGGGAGGCAGCTATCAAATTGAGGTTCGCCCCTCTAGTGAATATGAGCAGGTCTTTAGCCGCGCTTACAACTACTCTGTCTCTGAAGATTTCGCTGATGCAGTCGAAGCCTACAGTGCTGCAATCACATTAGATGATACTGACCCTGGCGCTTACCTAGGCCGAGCCGAATCTCGCATTAACTTGGCCTATCTTACCTCTGAGGTAGAAATCACCAACCCATCGGATCTGCCTCAACCAATTCTTGAGGCGGTGATTAACGACTATCAAACGGCTGCTGATCTTCTAGAGCAGCAGGGAGAGACTGCTTCTGCGGCATCACTTCGCCAGGAAGCACAGTTTTTCATGAGCGCGGGGCAGAGCCCCTCTACAGCCAACTCACCGTCGATATCTCCTAATCCTGAGCAAGACGTTAGCTCGGATGCACCAACTGCCCCTATCCCGGTTGAACCAGATGGAGGAATTGGCAACGGAGCGACCCCAATTCCAGGCGAAGCGAAGTAG
- a CDS encoding DUF4230 domain-containing protein: MKSRIPDPSRRRGVQIGRDRPTLRPNRRSPFVRGIQLLAMATTGGAIMLASLAGLAFLRSGSRFIEGINLALTPQPPEQSVDIRTVVVKQVREVSELTTAVFTMEAVVPAQSSRKLGEFTIGQTNLLYVAHGEVRAGVDLEELTTADVISSEAGRSIKLVLPPPRILGTDIDVDRSTVYDYSRGLFSLGPDTAPELQELAQREAKGKIEKAACEQDILGQANDRAELVVTQLLQSAGFEEVIVETAPAANTACESFS, encoded by the coding sequence ATGAAGTCTAGAATTCCAGATCCGTCTCGCCGTAGGGGTGTTCAAATTGGACGTGATCGCCCTACCCTGCGCCCCAACCGTCGATCGCCTTTTGTTAGGGGAATTCAGCTACTAGCAATGGCCACTACGGGTGGTGCAATTATGCTCGCTAGCCTAGCAGGATTAGCCTTTCTGCGCTCGGGTAGTCGGTTTATAGAAGGTATCAACCTCGCCCTAACGCCCCAGCCGCCAGAACAGAGCGTAGATATTCGCACGGTGGTAGTCAAACAGGTACGTGAGGTCAGTGAGCTGACGACGGCTGTATTTACCATGGAAGCAGTCGTGCCAGCCCAAAGCAGCCGAAAGCTAGGCGAATTTACCATTGGTCAGACCAACCTGCTCTACGTAGCCCATGGCGAAGTAAGGGCAGGTGTAGATTTGGAAGAACTCACTACAGCAGATGTGATTTCATCTGAGGCGGGTCGAAGTATCAAGCTCGTGCTACCACCGCCTAGGATCTTGGGAACTGATATAGATGTCGATCGCTCTACTGTCTACGATTACAGCCGGGGGCTCTTCAGTCTAGGGCCTGATACTGCACCCGAACTACAGGAGCTAGCACAGCGAGAAGCTAAAGGAAAGATTGAAAAAGCAGCCTGCGAGCAGGATATTTTGGGTCAAGCCAATGATCGCGCCGAGTTAGTCGTCACACAGCTGCTGCAGAGCGCTGGATTTGAAGAAGTCATTGTTGAAACAGCGCCTGCAGCAAACACGGCTTGCGAGTCCTTCAGCTAG
- a CDS encoding Dps family protein: MNPISIGLTEEQRQGVVSLLNQDLSDSYLLVIKTKKYHWDVIGPQFRTLHELWDQHYESISMNIDAIAERIRMLGGYPIGTAKGFEENATLNEHPGDLPTAEEMVKRLVSDHEQIIRNLRDHVDQCGDKYHDEGTADFLTGLMEQHEEMAWMLRSFVEGTTLTPSGERETDLKVPAAV, encoded by the coding sequence ATGAATCCTATTAGCATCGGTTTAACAGAAGAGCAAAGACAGGGAGTAGTAAGCCTACTAAACCAAGACCTTTCTGATTCTTATCTGCTTGTTATTAAGACGAAAAAGTACCACTGGGATGTTATTGGTCCTCAGTTTAGAACTTTGCACGAGCTGTGGGATCAGCACTATGAGTCTATTAGTATGAACATCGATGCGATCGCAGAGCGCATCAGAATGTTAGGCGGCTACCCTATTGGCACAGCAAAGGGCTTTGAAGAAAATGCCACTTTGAATGAACATCCTGGCGATCTACCTACGGCAGAGGAGATGGTCAAGCGTTTGGTCAGCGACCATGAACAAATTATTCGTAACCTACGCGACCATGTTGACCAGTGTGGCGACAAGTACCACGACGAAGGTACTGCTGATTTCTTAACTGGGTTGATGGAACAGCATGAGGAAATGGCCTGGATGCTACGCTCCTTTGTCGAAGGGACTACATTGACCCCTAGTGGTGAACGTGAGACGGACCTGAAAGTACCTGCGGCTGTATAG
- a CDS encoding glutathione S-transferase family protein — MLELHQFEASHYCEKIRLVLDYKQLPYKTVEVTPGVGQIDLYRLSGQRQVPVLKDGDEVVPDSTAIARYLDEKYPERPLIPTDAKQKGLCLMMEAWADESIGLNARKAMIGAFNQHPNFRTALLPVSTPEVVKTVVGSFPSDLLSLIGAGVGLGGEAVKSATDILRQDLEALCLLLKDQPYLCGEMPTLADFAVAGLSMYLKFPSTLYVDLPSGIAGKGVPGLADAPEYAPFWAWRDLLYSDFRQPRSGPTAPATGSGPVAIGID; from the coding sequence ATGTTAGAGCTGCACCAATTTGAAGCGTCCCACTATTGCGAAAAGATTCGGCTGGTCTTGGATTATAAGCAGTTGCCCTATAAGACGGTTGAAGTTACACCAGGGGTTGGCCAAATAGACCTCTACCGACTGTCAGGCCAGCGCCAGGTGCCAGTACTCAAAGACGGGGATGAGGTCGTGCCCGATTCGACTGCGATCGCCCGCTATCTAGACGAAAAGTACCCCGAGCGCCCGCTCATTCCAACTGATGCCAAGCAAAAGGGATTGTGCTTGATGATGGAGGCTTGGGCGGACGAATCGATTGGGCTAAACGCTCGTAAAGCGATGATCGGTGCATTCAATCAGCATCCGAACTTTCGAACCGCCCTGCTGCCAGTCTCTACACCAGAAGTCGTGAAGACAGTTGTGGGTTCATTTCCTAGCGATCTGCTTAGCCTAATTGGCGCGGGTGTAGGCTTAGGTGGAGAGGCTGTCAAATCGGCCACAGATATCCTAAGGCAAGACTTAGAGGCACTGTGTTTGCTTTTGAAAGATCAGCCTTATTTATGTGGAGAAATGCCTACGTTGGCAGATTTTGCAGTCGCTGGGCTGTCGATGTATCTGAAATTCCCGTCTACTCTATATGTAGATTTGCCCTCGGGTATTGCTGGTAAAGGTGTTCCAGGATTAGCTGATGCGCCTGAATACGCACCATTTTGGGCGTGGCGAGATCTTCTCTATTCAGATTTTCGCCAGCCTAGAAGTGGACCTACTGCGCCAGCTACCGGCAGTGGCCCAGTAGCCATTGGAATTGACTGA
- a CDS encoding IS982 family transposase — translation MFSLEELFCHVDDFCQVFEPLWQRQLLSHHLKTRQRARSLSLSEIMTILIGFHQSHYRTFKHYYVHHVCQYWKQAFPTLVSYNRFVEWTPSCLFPLCCYLKRCFGRCTGISFIDATSLSVCHNRRIWQHKVCKDTAARGKTSVGWFYGFKLHLVVNECGELLNLTLTPGNTDDREPAFDLLTGLWGKVFADKGYVSKQLAKQLLEVFNIEFFAKPRRNMKNQLVRLTDKLLSRKRSIIETIIDQLKNISQIEHSRHRSPVNCWVNILCGLIAYCHQPKKPSLHMEWELPPAA, via the coding sequence ATGTTCAGCTTAGAAGAACTGTTCTGCCACGTCGATGACTTTTGCCAAGTGTTTGAACCCCTCTGGCAGCGTCAGCTGCTAAGCCACCATCTGAAGACGCGACAACGCGCTCGCTCACTGAGCTTGAGCGAAATCATGACGATACTCATCGGCTTTCACCAAAGCCACTACCGCACCTTCAAACACTACTACGTTCATCATGTATGCCAGTACTGGAAGCAAGCGTTTCCAACGCTAGTCAGCTATAACCGCTTTGTCGAATGGACGCCCTCTTGTTTGTTCCCGCTGTGCTGTTATCTAAAGCGCTGCTTCGGCCGTTGTACAGGCATTAGTTTTATCGATGCGACCAGTCTATCGGTCTGCCACAACCGTCGGATCTGGCAGCATAAGGTCTGCAAAGATACGGCGGCTAGGGGCAAAACCTCTGTCGGCTGGTTCTATGGCTTCAAACTACATCTGGTGGTGAACGAGTGCGGTGAACTGCTCAACCTCACCCTGACCCCGGGCAATACGGACGACCGTGAGCCCGCCTTTGACTTACTCACTGGACTATGGGGAAAAGTCTTCGCAGACAAAGGCTATGTATCGAAGCAGCTGGCTAAGCAACTACTCGAGGTGTTCAACATCGAGTTCTTTGCTAAGCCTCGGCGCAATATGAAGAACCAGCTAGTGCGGCTTACTGACAAGCTGCTCTCGCGCAAACGTTCCATCATCGAAACGATTATCGACCAACTGAAGAACATTTCGCAGATAGAGCATTCTCGTCACCGTAGTCCGGTCAACTGCTGGGTCAACATCCTCTGTGGACTGATTGCTTATTGCCACCAACCGAAGAAGCCTTCTCTCCATATGGAGTGGGAACTTCCCCCTGCTGCTTAA
- the psb35 gene encoding photosystem II assembly protein Psb35 — protein sequence MTLLLETVVEEAPYAFSLTSVGIIGFIAAVTIGSIAWYNSKRPVGWEDKEKPDIVPDVKK from the coding sequence ATGACTCTGTTACTAGAAACTGTAGTAGAAGAGGCGCCTTATGCATTCTCGCTGACCTCGGTTGGAATCATAGGCTTTATTGCAGCAGTAACCATAGGTTCAATTGCATGGTACAACTCTAAGCGTCCCGTGGGCTGGGAAGACAAAGAGAAACCAGATATCGTGCCTGATGTAAAAAAGTAG
- a CDS encoding ATP-dependent zinc protease: MMDRENSNLTSTSLISTNLTSISLPIVGWRERVALPELGITSVKVKIDTGARSSALHAFDIEYFKKDNIDYVRFNVHPSQRDKDTIIPAEAKLLDVRPVRNSGGQSESRPVIETTVTLNEASWPIELTLTNRDVMGFRMLLGRQALRHKFLVDSGRSYVQSQARTQTFKGRQKGQKQPKYENRNSIKRFFSLFDSPP, translated from the coding sequence ATGATGGATCGAGAAAACTCAAATTTAACTTCTACAAGTCTAATTTCTACAAATCTAACTTCTATTAGTCTACCTATTGTTGGCTGGCGAGAACGAGTGGCCCTACCTGAGCTTGGTATTACTAGTGTCAAAGTCAAAATTGACACCGGCGCACGCTCCTCTGCTCTTCACGCCTTCGACATAGAATATTTCAAGAAGGACAACATCGACTACGTCCGGTTTAACGTCCATCCTTCCCAACGAGACAAGGACACAATCATTCCAGCAGAGGCAAAGCTACTCGATGTCCGTCCCGTTCGCAACTCTGGTGGACAGAGCGAATCGCGTCCTGTAATTGAAACCACTGTCACCCTTAACGAAGCGTCATGGCCTATTGAGCTGACACTCACCAACCGCGATGTAATGGGCTTTCGTATGCTTCTGGGCAGACAAGCCCTACGTCATAAGTTTTTGGTCGATTCCGGTAGATCCTACGTTCAAAGCCAAGCTCGTACCCAAACCTTTAAAGGCCGACAGAAAGGCCAAAAGCAACCCAAATATGAAAATCGCAATTCTATCAAGAGATTCTTCTCTTTATTCGACTCGCCGCCTTAG